In Mytilus trossulus isolate FHL-02 chromosome 14, PNRI_Mtr1.1.1.hap1, whole genome shotgun sequence, a genomic segment contains:
- the LOC134697235 gene encoding uncharacterized protein LOC134697235 isoform X1 — MSKFVDSSLIVEDYSDKRKSDEARWREDLTEHFRKLGFHREVPTPELLREAQDVYRRLDWERPVDDDGNVLPSPPMTSKEDVLDEEAFAVLDEHAIKTPFTYINQHIRYLVGYLLQPTDTDVDKARVLTRWLARCLEDDYVRHLPRTEWTTDDSTASYLWKLRRRTMDYDELFHVLCEHADIKFELVRGCVRNTINYEVGADFKNQRKTWTAALLDGEWRLIDVRWICEAAYGVTKNNWRLIEDEKGKVSTKRAMQENRGTYKTHCRFREFYFLADPEIFVFDHFPDDDKWQLLARTVTYDEAKELPAIRSDFFQEKLTLKSHPKSNVSSNDGQVTFEIGFDTSKRMTFAYKLYRSKGCKEQVVSTRSALDRFVFLERDLDEGVMRAVIRFPFVGQFLFELHGSEKSDTHHALLVTYFLTCHDIKEDCKPLPPNIREEWGPGEDTKDMGMVPLTHRKGQIEADDGDAEIKFSLDRELEFKHDLVKGEVDIPVTEGHILHTIENGEMSINVRLPEAGEYALNVMAKEKNKKTRFAPACSYLVSCQDEPLESDPFPDTEGKQLGPTATFAQLGFSEDDPWPSFVTNLVTGEYKMTIKRKRNILVAASLELEEGDTTTDYHNYVSVDTKGELVLICATFPKMGTYTLTVFARNTDAVDDSDLFLPLYVKIIEVVLPTLTGTPVPTTALLPAWCHGYSIKEPEHCCLPSNEKVMMSIAIPEASVVLVKGHPECKMKKNENGYWEGLLKTGQPGSVIDIMAKETNRDQAEKIVSYEVVSKEDLLQMEMKQEVTFRDALNRLESKEAEKQSRIITRLNQAVEDRNRPKLEKFLARAKELNPKGATVDITRAEVLLRELLDEEGRLIARKELRKATRISDIPSLEAAVRKFKHLQMVEEDGDFSAAVEVLRNLLDKKDDYVLPSIIIDDDVKKDVTLHTGTGENLFHGRNTGGVHIYVLPDGHVQQQELTGAESSFLHHSMRSFHKDTTQLTFSEIPESKGDDSFTGPSHHFSGPTLGTSTPQKPHKSSARVPELLREARLKSKMAQQSDDEPDQDEVEAALNEIEKEEHISKDWGGRRTWKNRTMNVFKKYWHSMKEKSQVSEETLNDDIEKEIQRLRHINTMCRKMSQAARKIGRNYGTLISSEKSFHELLGDIPDLNESLGEELANTSITQQDLIGVEGVMKASFDDFAKSIDKLCTHMVSKAEVAARDLEKARIDMETEEILYGNRSSPSLGSYGQQSKQSAIRTSFFALRNNILEDLQETNSETEEEIRRNLSGLHKTMAEVQTGKGNTSRTEHDVSTDFLSSWKM; from the exons AGAGAAGACCTTACTGagcattttagaaaattaggCTTCCACAGAGAGGTTCCTACACCTGAGTTATTGAGGGAAGCCCAAGATGTATACCGGAGGTTGGATTGGGAACGGCCAGTTGATGACGACGGAAACGTACTACCCTCCCCTCCCATGACATCAAAAGAGGATGTGCTGGACGAGGAAGCATTTGCAGTTTTAGATGAACACGCAATTAAG ACACCCTTCACATACATCAATCAGCACATACGATACTTAGTAGGTTATCTACTCCAACCAACAGACACAGATGTCGACAAAGCTAGAGTTCTGACAAG ATGGCTTGCCCGATGTTTGGAGGATGACTATGTACGACATTTACCAAGAACAGAATGGACAACAGACGATTCTACTGCAAGTTATTTGTGGAAGCTTCGACGTCGGACAATGGATTACGACGAACTATTCCATGTACTCTGCGA aCATGCAGATATAAAATTTGAGTTAGTAAGAGGTTGTGTACGTAACACGATCAATTACGAAGTTGGCGCTGATTTTAAGAATCAAAGAAAAACCTGGACTGCGGCATTATTAGATGGGGAATGGCGTCTCATTGATGTTCGTTGGATATGTGAAGCAGCTTATGGTGTTACAAAGAACAATTGGAGGCTTATTGAAGACGAAAAAGGAAAAGTAAGCACAAAGCGTGCAATGCAAGAAAATAGAGGAACATATAAAACGCACTGTCGATTTCgtgaattttactttttagctgACCCAGAAATATTTGTGTTTGATCATTTCCCCGATGACGACAAATGGCAGTTGTTAGCTCGAACTGTAACGTACGACGAGGCAAAAGAATTACCAGCAATAAGATCTGACTTCTTTCAAGAAAAATTGACCTTGAAATCCCATCCAAAGTCAAACGTATCAAGTAATGACGGACAAGTAACATTCGAAATTGGATTTGACACTAGCAAGCGTATGACGTTTGCTTACAAGCTGTACAGGTCAAAAGGTTGTAAAGAGCAAGTTGTTTCGACAAGAAGCGCTTTAGATAGATTTGTCTTTTTGGAAAGAGACCTCGACGAAGGAGTTATGAGAGCTGTTATTCGATTTCCGTTTGTAGGGCAATTTCTGTTTGAACTTCATGGTAGTGAAAAATCAGACACGCATCATGCATTGCTAGTGACGTACTTCCTCACCTGCCATGATATAAAGGAAGACTGCAAGCCACTTCCACCAAATATTCGTGAAGAATGGGGACCAGGGGAGGATACGAAAGATATGGGAATGGTACCGTTAACTCATCGTAAGGGTCAAATCGAAGCTGATGATGGCGATGcagaaattaaattttcattggATAGGGAACTTGAATTCAAACATGATTTAGTGAAGGGTGAAGTTGATATACCTGTCACTGAAGGTCATATTCttcatacaattgagaatggagaAATGTCCATAAACGTGAGACTTCCAGAAGCAGGCGAGTACGCACTTAATGTAATGGCAAAGGAAAAGAACAAGAAAACAAGATTTGCTCCAGCCTGTAGTTATCTTGTTAGCTGTCAGGACGAACCCCTTGAATCTGATCCCTTTCCTGATACGGAAGGAAAACAATTAGGTCCAACTGCAACATTTGCTCAATTGGGATTCTCTGAAGATGACCCTTGGCCGTCCTTTGTAACTAATCTTGTTACGGGAGAATATAAAATGACTATCAAACGAAAAAGAAACATACTAGTAGCCGCATCGCTAGAACTGGAAGAGGGTGATACAACAACAGATTACCATAACTATGTCTCAGTCGATACAAAGGGAGAACTGGTTTTAATTTGTGCCACGTTCCCTAAGATGGGAACATACACGTTGACTGTGTTTGCACGAAACACAGACGCTGTTGACGATTCAGATTTATTCTTGCCACTATACGTCAAAATCATCGAAGTCGTGTTGCCAACCTTGACCGGAACTCCTGTTCCCACAACTGCTCTGCTGCCAGCCTGGTGCCATGGATACAGCATCAAAGAGCCTGAGCACTGTTGTCTACCTTCCAATGAAAAAGTTATGATGTCGATTGCCATTCCTGAAGCAAGTGTTGTCTTAGTAAAAGGTCACCCAGAATGCAAGatgaagaaaaatgaaaatgggtatTGGGAGGGATTACTTAAAACCGGACAACCGGGCAGTGTCATAGATATCATGGCAAAAGAGACTAACAGAGATCAAGCAGAGAAGATAGTATCATACGAA GTTGTGTCAAAGGAGGACCTGTTGCAAATGGAAATGAAACAAGAAGTCACCTTTAGAGATGCATTGAACAGACTAGAATCTAAGGAAGCTGAAA aaCAAAGTCGTATAATAACTCGTTTGAATCAGGCTGTTGAGGACAGGAACCGACCAAAATTGGAAAAGTTCCTTGCACGTGCTAAAGAACTAAACCCCAAGGGTGCTACTGTTGATATCACTCGTGCGGAGGTTCTTTTGCGTGAACTTTTAGATGAAGAAG GAAGACTCATTGCTAGAAAAGAGCTAAGAAAAGCTACCAGAATATCTGATATACCGTCTTTAGAGGCAGCTGTAAGAAAATTTAAGCATTTGCAAATGGTTGAGGAAGATGGAGATTTCTCAGCAGCTGTAGAAGTATTACGTAATTTGTTAgacaaaaaag ATGATTATGTTCTTCCCTCGATAATTATTGACG atGATGTTAAGAAAGATGTAACCTTGCACACTGGCACTGGTGAAAACCTTTTCCATGGTAGAAATACAGGTGGGGTACACATATATGTTTTACCTGATGGACATGTGCAACAGCAAGAGCTCACTGGAGCAG AGTCTAGTTTCCTACACCACAGTATGAGATCATTCCACAAAGACACGACCCAGCTCACATTCTCCGAAATACCAGAATCAAAGGGAGACGATAGCTTCACCGGACCATCGCATCATTTCAGTGGACCTACGCTtg gaACGTCAACACCACAAAAACCACACAAAAGCAGCGCTAGGGTACCAGAATTGTTGAGGGAAGCCcggttaaaaagtaaaatggcGCAACAGTCAGATGATGAACCTGATCAAGACGAGGTTGAAGCTGCACTgaatgaaatagaaaaagaggaACACATTTCAAAAG ACTGGGGAGGCCGTCGTACCTGGAAAAACAGAACTATGAATGTTTTCAAGAAGTATTGGCACAGTatgaaagaaaagtcacaagtTTCAGAGGAAACACTCAATGATGATATTGAGAAAGAAATTCAGAGGCTACGACATATCAATACGATGTGTCGAAAAATGTCACAAGCCGCAAGGAAGATTGGTCGAAATTATGGAACTCTAATAAGCAGCGAGAAATCGTTCCATGAATTACTTGGGGATATTCCGGACCTGAATGAAAGTTTGGGAGAGGAACTAGCTAACACATCTATTACTCAACAAGACCTGATAGGCGTAGAAGGAGTTATGAAAG CTTCATTTGATGACTTTGCGAAATCTATTGACAAGCTTTGTACCCATATGGTATCAAAGGCAGAGGTTGCAGCACGTGATCTCGAAAAAGCCAG AATTGACATGGAAACAGAGGAAATACTGTATGGAAACCGAAGTAGTCCTAGTTTAGGAAGTTATGGACAACAATCAAAGCAGAGTGCTATAAGGACCTCATTCTTTGCTCTTCGCAACAACATCCTAGAGGACCTCCAGGAAACGAATTCTGAAACG gaGGAAGAAATAAGAAGAAATCTTTCCGGTCTTCACAAAACAATGGCGGAAGTGCAAACAGGTAAAGGGAATACCTCGAGGACTGAACATGATGTATCAACGGATTTTCTGTCTTCATGgaaaatgtaa
- the LOC134697235 gene encoding uncharacterized protein LOC134697235 isoform X4 → MREDLTEHFRKLGFHREVPTPELLREAQDVYRRLDWERPVDDDGNVLPSPPMTSKEDVLDEEAFAVLDEHAIKTPFTYINQHIRYLVGYLLQPTDTDVDKARVLTRWLARCLEDDYVRHLPRTEWTTDDSTASYLWKLRRRTMDYDELFHVLCEHADIKFELVRGCVRNTINYEVGADFKNQRKTWTAALLDGEWRLIDVRWICEAAYGVTKNNWRLIEDEKGKVSTKRAMQENRGTYKTHCRFREFYFLADPEIFVFDHFPDDDKWQLLARTVTYDEAKELPAIRSDFFQEKLTLKSHPKSNVSSNDGQVTFEIGFDTSKRMTFAYKLYRSKGCKEQVVSTRSALDRFVFLERDLDEGVMRAVIRFPFVGQFLFELHGSEKSDTHHALLVTYFLTCHDIKEDCKPLPPNIREEWGPGEDTKDMGMVPLTHRKGQIEADDGDAEIKFSLDRELEFKHDLVKGEVDIPVTEGHILHTIENGEMSINVRLPEAGEYALNVMAKEKNKKTRFAPACSYLVSCQDEPLESDPFPDTEGKQLGPTATFAQLGFSEDDPWPSFVTNLVTGEYKMTIKRKRNILVAASLELEEGDTTTDYHNYVSVDTKGELVLICATFPKMGTYTLTVFARNTDAVDDSDLFLPLYVKIIEVVLPTLTGTPVPTTALLPAWCHGYSIKEPEHCCLPSNEKVMMSIAIPEASVVLVKGHPECKMKKNENGYWEGLLKTGQPGSVIDIMAKETNRDQAEKIVSYEVVSKEDLLQMEMKQEVTFRDALNRLESKEAEKQSRIITRLNQAVEDRNRPKLEKFLARAKELNPKGATVDITRAEVLLRELLDEEGRLIARKELRKATRISDIPSLEAAVRKFKHLQMVEEDGDFSAAVEVLRNLLDKKDDYVLPSIIIDDDVKKDVTLHTGTGENLFHGRNTGGVHIYVLPDGHVQQQELTGAESSFLHHSMRSFHKDTTQLTFSEIPESKGDDSFTGPSHHFSGPTLGTSTPQKPHKSSARVPELLREARLKSKMAQQSDDEPDQDEVEAALNEIEKEEHISKDWGGRRTWKNRTMNVFKKYWHSMKEKSQVSEETLNDDIEKEIQRLRHINTMCRKMSQAARKIGRNYGTLISSEKSFHELLGDIPDLNESLGEELANTSITQQDLIGVEGVMKASFDDFAKSIDKLCTHMVSKAEVAARDLEKARIDMETEEILYGNRSSPSLGSYGQQSKQSAIRTSFFALRNNILEDLQETNSETEEEIRRNLSGLHKTMAEVQTGKGNTSRTEHDVSTDFLSSWKM, encoded by the exons AGAGAAGACCTTACTGagcattttagaaaattaggCTTCCACAGAGAGGTTCCTACACCTGAGTTATTGAGGGAAGCCCAAGATGTATACCGGAGGTTGGATTGGGAACGGCCAGTTGATGACGACGGAAACGTACTACCCTCCCCTCCCATGACATCAAAAGAGGATGTGCTGGACGAGGAAGCATTTGCAGTTTTAGATGAACACGCAATTAAG ACACCCTTCACATACATCAATCAGCACATACGATACTTAGTAGGTTATCTACTCCAACCAACAGACACAGATGTCGACAAAGCTAGAGTTCTGACAAG ATGGCTTGCCCGATGTTTGGAGGATGACTATGTACGACATTTACCAAGAACAGAATGGACAACAGACGATTCTACTGCAAGTTATTTGTGGAAGCTTCGACGTCGGACAATGGATTACGACGAACTATTCCATGTACTCTGCGA aCATGCAGATATAAAATTTGAGTTAGTAAGAGGTTGTGTACGTAACACGATCAATTACGAAGTTGGCGCTGATTTTAAGAATCAAAGAAAAACCTGGACTGCGGCATTATTAGATGGGGAATGGCGTCTCATTGATGTTCGTTGGATATGTGAAGCAGCTTATGGTGTTACAAAGAACAATTGGAGGCTTATTGAAGACGAAAAAGGAAAAGTAAGCACAAAGCGTGCAATGCAAGAAAATAGAGGAACATATAAAACGCACTGTCGATTTCgtgaattttactttttagctgACCCAGAAATATTTGTGTTTGATCATTTCCCCGATGACGACAAATGGCAGTTGTTAGCTCGAACTGTAACGTACGACGAGGCAAAAGAATTACCAGCAATAAGATCTGACTTCTTTCAAGAAAAATTGACCTTGAAATCCCATCCAAAGTCAAACGTATCAAGTAATGACGGACAAGTAACATTCGAAATTGGATTTGACACTAGCAAGCGTATGACGTTTGCTTACAAGCTGTACAGGTCAAAAGGTTGTAAAGAGCAAGTTGTTTCGACAAGAAGCGCTTTAGATAGATTTGTCTTTTTGGAAAGAGACCTCGACGAAGGAGTTATGAGAGCTGTTATTCGATTTCCGTTTGTAGGGCAATTTCTGTTTGAACTTCATGGTAGTGAAAAATCAGACACGCATCATGCATTGCTAGTGACGTACTTCCTCACCTGCCATGATATAAAGGAAGACTGCAAGCCACTTCCACCAAATATTCGTGAAGAATGGGGACCAGGGGAGGATACGAAAGATATGGGAATGGTACCGTTAACTCATCGTAAGGGTCAAATCGAAGCTGATGATGGCGATGcagaaattaaattttcattggATAGGGAACTTGAATTCAAACATGATTTAGTGAAGGGTGAAGTTGATATACCTGTCACTGAAGGTCATATTCttcatacaattgagaatggagaAATGTCCATAAACGTGAGACTTCCAGAAGCAGGCGAGTACGCACTTAATGTAATGGCAAAGGAAAAGAACAAGAAAACAAGATTTGCTCCAGCCTGTAGTTATCTTGTTAGCTGTCAGGACGAACCCCTTGAATCTGATCCCTTTCCTGATACGGAAGGAAAACAATTAGGTCCAACTGCAACATTTGCTCAATTGGGATTCTCTGAAGATGACCCTTGGCCGTCCTTTGTAACTAATCTTGTTACGGGAGAATATAAAATGACTATCAAACGAAAAAGAAACATACTAGTAGCCGCATCGCTAGAACTGGAAGAGGGTGATACAACAACAGATTACCATAACTATGTCTCAGTCGATACAAAGGGAGAACTGGTTTTAATTTGTGCCACGTTCCCTAAGATGGGAACATACACGTTGACTGTGTTTGCACGAAACACAGACGCTGTTGACGATTCAGATTTATTCTTGCCACTATACGTCAAAATCATCGAAGTCGTGTTGCCAACCTTGACCGGAACTCCTGTTCCCACAACTGCTCTGCTGCCAGCCTGGTGCCATGGATACAGCATCAAAGAGCCTGAGCACTGTTGTCTACCTTCCAATGAAAAAGTTATGATGTCGATTGCCATTCCTGAAGCAAGTGTTGTCTTAGTAAAAGGTCACCCAGAATGCAAGatgaagaaaaatgaaaatgggtatTGGGAGGGATTACTTAAAACCGGACAACCGGGCAGTGTCATAGATATCATGGCAAAAGAGACTAACAGAGATCAAGCAGAGAAGATAGTATCATACGAA GTTGTGTCAAAGGAGGACCTGTTGCAAATGGAAATGAAACAAGAAGTCACCTTTAGAGATGCATTGAACAGACTAGAATCTAAGGAAGCTGAAA aaCAAAGTCGTATAATAACTCGTTTGAATCAGGCTGTTGAGGACAGGAACCGACCAAAATTGGAAAAGTTCCTTGCACGTGCTAAAGAACTAAACCCCAAGGGTGCTACTGTTGATATCACTCGTGCGGAGGTTCTTTTGCGTGAACTTTTAGATGAAGAAG GAAGACTCATTGCTAGAAAAGAGCTAAGAAAAGCTACCAGAATATCTGATATACCGTCTTTAGAGGCAGCTGTAAGAAAATTTAAGCATTTGCAAATGGTTGAGGAAGATGGAGATTTCTCAGCAGCTGTAGAAGTATTACGTAATTTGTTAgacaaaaaag ATGATTATGTTCTTCCCTCGATAATTATTGACG atGATGTTAAGAAAGATGTAACCTTGCACACTGGCACTGGTGAAAACCTTTTCCATGGTAGAAATACAGGTGGGGTACACATATATGTTTTACCTGATGGACATGTGCAACAGCAAGAGCTCACTGGAGCAG AGTCTAGTTTCCTACACCACAGTATGAGATCATTCCACAAAGACACGACCCAGCTCACATTCTCCGAAATACCAGAATCAAAGGGAGACGATAGCTTCACCGGACCATCGCATCATTTCAGTGGACCTACGCTtg gaACGTCAACACCACAAAAACCACACAAAAGCAGCGCTAGGGTACCAGAATTGTTGAGGGAAGCCcggttaaaaagtaaaatggcGCAACAGTCAGATGATGAACCTGATCAAGACGAGGTTGAAGCTGCACTgaatgaaatagaaaaagaggaACACATTTCAAAAG ACTGGGGAGGCCGTCGTACCTGGAAAAACAGAACTATGAATGTTTTCAAGAAGTATTGGCACAGTatgaaagaaaagtcacaagtTTCAGAGGAAACACTCAATGATGATATTGAGAAAGAAATTCAGAGGCTACGACATATCAATACGATGTGTCGAAAAATGTCACAAGCCGCAAGGAAGATTGGTCGAAATTATGGAACTCTAATAAGCAGCGAGAAATCGTTCCATGAATTACTTGGGGATATTCCGGACCTGAATGAAAGTTTGGGAGAGGAACTAGCTAACACATCTATTACTCAACAAGACCTGATAGGCGTAGAAGGAGTTATGAAAG CTTCATTTGATGACTTTGCGAAATCTATTGACAAGCTTTGTACCCATATGGTATCAAAGGCAGAGGTTGCAGCACGTGATCTCGAAAAAGCCAG AATTGACATGGAAACAGAGGAAATACTGTATGGAAACCGAAGTAGTCCTAGTTTAGGAAGTTATGGACAACAATCAAAGCAGAGTGCTATAAGGACCTCATTCTTTGCTCTTCGCAACAACATCCTAGAGGACCTCCAGGAAACGAATTCTGAAACG gaGGAAGAAATAAGAAGAAATCTTTCCGGTCTTCACAAAACAATGGCGGAAGTGCAAACAGGTAAAGGGAATACCTCGAGGACTGAACATGATGTATCAACGGATTTTCTGTCTTCATGgaaaatgtaa